A window from Actinomycetospora corticicola encodes these proteins:
- a CDS encoding FGGY family carbohydrate kinase, translated as MIIGLDVGTSMTKADAYDDDGSKLASAERASRLYQYEDGRVEQDLEDVLASAADVVRRVVEEAGRPVRAVAITGQGDGLWLRDADGYATRPPISWLDDRAADTVRAWQADGTVQRVYGRTGSGLFPGCHGPLIHHLARHEPESLERARVAGYCVDALVQRLTGEITVDASDATLPFLDVTTRRYDDEAIAACGIDGYRRLFAEPTPAGTVLELDRRGAELLGLPAGTPVAGGPFDLPACAIGAGLSRPGDGLLILGTTLACEVFTDTVAIDPADEPAGMWICTPDPQEWLRAMPAMVGTAGLDWLLGLLGVGIESLGDLLEGTTPGAGGVSALPFLSASGERAPFLDTHARGQLEGVTLSTSRGQVVRAVCEGIAYTARNCFERARENTPPGGRLVACGGGSRSGPWAQVFADVLNTPLVVPDDPGLGTRGAAVAAARALGDDLDPADWAAPSRTVEPGPDAEQCYAPGYLRYRAHVDTARDFWARQAEGFRRPAAGTAAP; from the coding sequence GTGATCATCGGACTCGACGTCGGCACCTCCATGACGAAGGCCGACGCCTACGACGACGACGGGTCGAAGCTCGCCTCCGCCGAACGCGCCTCGCGGCTGTACCAGTACGAGGACGGGCGCGTCGAGCAGGATCTCGAGGACGTGCTGGCGAGCGCGGCCGACGTCGTCCGCCGGGTGGTCGAGGAGGCCGGGCGTCCCGTCCGTGCCGTCGCGATCACGGGGCAGGGCGACGGGCTGTGGCTGCGCGACGCCGACGGGTACGCCACCCGCCCGCCGATCTCCTGGCTCGACGACCGGGCGGCCGACACGGTGCGCGCCTGGCAGGCCGACGGGACGGTGCAGCGGGTCTACGGCCGGACCGGGTCCGGGCTCTTCCCCGGCTGCCACGGCCCGCTGATCCACCACCTCGCGCGGCACGAGCCGGAGAGCCTGGAGCGGGCGCGGGTCGCCGGGTACTGCGTGGACGCCCTAGTCCAGCGCCTGACCGGCGAGATCACCGTCGACGCCTCGGACGCGACGCTGCCGTTCCTCGACGTCACCACCCGCCGCTACGACGACGAGGCCATCGCCGCCTGCGGGATCGACGGGTACCGCCGGCTGTTCGCCGAGCCCACCCCGGCGGGCACCGTGCTCGAGCTCGACCGGCGCGGTGCCGAGCTCCTCGGACTCCCGGCCGGGACCCCCGTGGCCGGGGGCCCGTTCGACCTGCCTGCCTGCGCGATCGGGGCGGGCCTGTCCCGGCCCGGCGACGGGCTCCTCATCCTCGGCACCACGCTGGCCTGCGAGGTCTTCACCGACACCGTCGCCATCGATCCCGCCGACGAGCCCGCCGGGATGTGGATCTGCACGCCCGACCCGCAGGAGTGGCTCCGGGCGATGCCGGCCATGGTCGGGACCGCCGGGCTGGACTGGCTCCTGGGCCTGCTCGGCGTCGGGATCGAGTCCCTCGGCGACCTGCTGGAGGGCACGACGCCGGGGGCCGGGGGCGTCTCCGCCCTGCCGTTCCTGTCCGCCTCCGGCGAGCGCGCGCCGTTCCTCGACACCCACGCCCGCGGGCAGCTCGAGGGCGTCACGCTGTCGACCTCGCGCGGGCAGGTGGTGCGGGCCGTGTGCGAGGGCATCGCCTACACCGCGCGGAACTGCTTCGAACGCGCCCGGGAGAACACCCCGCCCGGCGGGCGCCTGGTCGCCTGCGGCGGCGGCTCGCGCTCCGGCCCCTGGGCGCAGGTCTTCGCGGACGTGCTGAACACGCCGCTGGTGGTGCCGGACGATCCCGGACTCGGGACCCGCGGCGCCGCCGTGGCCGCCGCCCGCGCCCTCGGCGACGACCTCGACCCGGCGGACTGGGCGGCGCCGTCGCGCACCGTGGAACCAGGCCCCGATGCCGAGCAGTGCTACGCGCCGGGGTACCTGCGCTATCGCGCCCACGTGGACACCGCACGGGACTTCTGGGCCCGGCAGGCCGAGGGGTTCCGCCGCCCGGCCGCGGGTACAGCCGCGCCGTGA
- a CDS encoding 2-hydroxyacid dehydrogenase: protein MRVLAAGDHFVAPETFLDALRAEDVGEFEPTTLTAGWPQEPFGEVGSGDSVVHEASGTEDDLIAALDGVRVCLTQMAPFTAKVFEARPELEMVAVCRGGPVNVDLAAADAAGVAVAQAPGRNAAAAAEFAVGMVLAALRRIPLAASELRAGRWRGDFYDYDEAGLELDGATVGLVGYGAIGRIVARVLRAFGATVLVSDPYAPDEEGIELTDLDDLLRRSGVVSLHARLTDETRGMIGARELELLPHGAVLVNTARGGLLDYRPLPAALESGRLGGLALDVYDVEPPPPDWPLHTVPNVVATPHLAGATRQTAHRAATIAAGEAARFLRGEALRHPATTVGGKQ from the coding sequence CTGCGTGTGCTCGCCGCAGGAGACCACTTCGTCGCCCCTGAGACCTTCCTCGACGCCCTGCGGGCCGAGGACGTCGGCGAGTTCGAGCCGACCACTCTGACCGCCGGCTGGCCCCAGGAGCCCTTCGGCGAGGTCGGGTCCGGGGACAGCGTCGTCCACGAGGCCTCCGGCACCGAGGACGACCTGATCGCCGCCCTCGACGGCGTCCGCGTCTGTCTCACCCAGATGGCGCCCTTCACGGCGAAGGTCTTCGAGGCCCGTCCCGAGCTGGAGATGGTCGCGGTGTGCCGGGGCGGGCCGGTCAACGTCGATCTCGCGGCGGCCGACGCCGCCGGGGTCGCCGTGGCGCAGGCCCCCGGGCGCAATGCCGCGGCCGCCGCCGAGTTCGCCGTCGGGATGGTCCTGGCCGCGCTGCGCCGGATCCCGCTCGCCGCTTCCGAACTGCGGGCGGGTCGGTGGCGCGGGGACTTCTACGACTACGACGAGGCCGGCCTCGAGCTCGACGGCGCCACCGTCGGGCTGGTGGGCTACGGAGCGATCGGGCGGATCGTCGCGCGGGTGCTGCGGGCCTTCGGGGCCACGGTGCTCGTCTCCGACCCCTACGCGCCCGACGAGGAGGGCATCGAGCTCACCGACCTCGACGACCTGCTGCGACGCTCGGGCGTGGTGTCCCTGCACGCCCGGCTGACCGACGAGACCCGCGGGATGATCGGGGCCCGCGAGCTGGAGCTCCTCCCCCACGGCGCGGTCCTGGTCAACACCGCCCGCGGCGGGCTGCTCGACTACCGCCCGCTGCCCGCGGCGCTCGAGTCCGGGCGACTCGGAGGTCTCGCCCTCGACGTGTACGACGTCGAGCCGCCTCCGCCGGACTGGCCGCTGCACACCGTCCCGAACGTCGTCGCGACCCCGCACCTCGCCGGGGCGACCCGCCAGACCGCGCACCGGGCCGCCACCATCGCCGCCGGTGAGGCCGCGCGCTTCCTGCGCGGTGAGGCGCTGCGCCACCCGGCCACCACGGTCGGGGGGAAGCAGTGA
- a CDS encoding HAD family hydrolase, with protein MIERSRAVVFDLDGVLVESEHLWEEMWTRYAACHDVPWTAVDTTHVQGMSAPEWSAYLAARSGGDASACERAVVDGMVEALEDGRMEPYDGASGMVHDVAARVPVALATSAPRRLVDAVLVVHGLADAFRSTVSSAEVDHGKPAPDVYLEAARRLGVDPGDCIGVEDSGNGIRAAAAAGMTVVAIPNPSYPPKPEALILAARRTDNVAAAHRAIVDLLSAR; from the coding sequence ATGATCGAGCGATCCCGTGCCGTCGTGTTCGACCTCGACGGCGTGCTCGTCGAGAGCGAGCACCTCTGGGAGGAGATGTGGACGCGGTACGCCGCGTGCCACGACGTCCCCTGGACCGCCGTGGACACGACGCACGTGCAGGGCATGAGTGCGCCCGAGTGGTCGGCGTACCTCGCCGCCCGGAGCGGCGGTGACGCCTCCGCCTGCGAGCGCGCAGTGGTCGACGGCATGGTCGAGGCACTCGAGGACGGTCGGATGGAGCCCTACGACGGAGCGAGCGGGATGGTCCACGACGTCGCGGCGCGGGTCCCCGTCGCGCTCGCGACGTCGGCCCCGCGCCGACTGGTCGACGCCGTGCTCGTCGTCCACGGACTCGCCGACGCGTTCCGGTCCACCGTGTCCTCCGCCGAGGTCGACCACGGCAAGCCCGCCCCCGACGTCTATCTCGAGGCCGCCCGGCGGCTCGGCGTCGATCCCGGGGACTGCATTGGGGTCGAGGACTCGGGCAACGGCATCCGCGCCGCCGCTGCGGCGGGGATGACCGTCGTGGCGATCCCGAACCCCTCCTACCCGCCGAAGCCGGAGGCACTGATCCTCGCGGCCCGCCGCACCGACAACGTCGCGGCCGCGCACCGCGCGATCGTCGACCTGCTCTCCGCCCGCTGA
- a CDS encoding DeoR family transcriptional regulator, with translation MSSDADPGRGGRSRAARQQRIVDHVLGAGSASAAELVELTGVSLMTVHRDVDELVRRGLVRKYRGGVSAQPTSVFESHSDYRRTVRRAEKNAIADAALAFVEPGSSIMLDDSTSALALAERLADVGPLTVVTNYLPALELLKGLPEIRLLALGGDYSRTHDSFGGVGCLEAVEAVSVDAAFVSTSSMTGSMTFHQEQDIVVVKRRMLEVADRCVLLMDSSKAPRRALHHLRPLSAFDDLVVDAGMTAALLEEMGEHTRVTVAEVGR, from the coding sequence GTGAGCAGCGACGCGGACCCGGGCCGGGGCGGACGCTCCCGCGCCGCGCGGCAGCAACGGATCGTCGACCACGTGCTCGGGGCCGGTTCCGCCAGCGCCGCCGAGTTGGTCGAGCTCACCGGCGTCAGCCTGATGACCGTCCACCGCGACGTCGACGAGCTCGTCCGCCGCGGCCTGGTGCGGAAGTACCGCGGCGGGGTGTCGGCCCAGCCGACGTCGGTGTTCGAGTCGCACTCCGACTACCGGCGCACCGTGCGCCGGGCGGAGAAGAACGCGATCGCGGACGCGGCCCTGGCCTTCGTCGAGCCCGGCTCATCCATCATGCTCGACGACTCCACGTCGGCGTTGGCGCTGGCAGAACGCCTGGCCGACGTCGGTCCGCTCACCGTGGTCACCAACTACCTGCCGGCGCTGGAGCTGCTCAAGGGGCTGCCCGAGATCCGGCTCCTCGCGCTCGGCGGGGACTACTCGCGCACGCACGACTCGTTCGGCGGGGTCGGCTGTCTGGAGGCGGTGGAGGCGGTGTCGGTCGACGCCGCGTTCGTCTCGACGTCCTCGATGACGGGGTCGATGACCTTCCACCAGGAGCAGGACATCGTCGTGGTGAAACGCCGGATGCTCGAGGTCGCCGACCGCTGCGTGCTGCTCATGGACTCGAGCAAGGCGCCCCGCCGCGCGCTGCACCACCTGCGGCCGCTGTCGGCGTTCGACGACCTCGTCGTCGACGCCGGGATGACGGCCGCCCTCCTCGAGGAGATGGGCGAGCACACCCGGGTCACGGTCGCGGAGGTCGGTCGTTAG
- a CDS encoding RbtT/DalT/CsbX family MFS transporter yields MSTTTADAPLTGIERWGIPYPLRWGFVGVLIFMIGDGVETSFLSAFLASPTGGGLDGAQASFATVTLYGVAALVASWFSGTLSAIWGPRRVMWLGAAIWVVLEIVFLFVAIPSQDAGLIITTYAVRGLAYPLFAFALLVWIQTIARPRMRGSAAGWFWFAFTGELPTLGAAFAAIAIGPLGISEYGTLVISLVIVAVGAAIGCFAVTEPQGLRPIADASMPNPTSLRRLTEGVDILWRDRRTIAGFFVRLVNTAPQYGFFAMFPFVFGPETPGGGFLTTAQVAVLATVAYAANIGANLFFGVFGDFFGWRRTVTVFGCLGCAVAVPLWYFGAIASQSFLVTAILGAVYGIVLAGFVPLSALMPSMVELKDKGAALAVLNTGAGGAALLGPLTVTALFPLFGGGGVVIAYCVMYLLVAALSLVIRSDVDPAVARRREAGAPA; encoded by the coding sequence ATGAGCACCACGACCGCGGACGCACCCCTCACCGGGATCGAACGGTGGGGCATCCCGTACCCCCTGCGCTGGGGGTTCGTTGGTGTCCTGATCTTCATGATCGGCGACGGCGTCGAGACCAGCTTCCTGTCCGCCTTCCTCGCCTCGCCGACCGGCGGCGGCCTCGACGGGGCCCAGGCCTCGTTCGCCACCGTCACCCTCTACGGCGTCGCGGCGCTCGTGGCGTCGTGGTTCTCGGGGACCCTCTCCGCGATCTGGGGCCCGCGCCGCGTGATGTGGCTGGGCGCCGCGATCTGGGTCGTGCTCGAGATCGTGTTCCTGTTCGTCGCCATCCCGTCCCAGGACGCCGGCCTGATCATCACCACCTACGCCGTGCGCGGCCTGGCCTATCCGCTGTTCGCGTTCGCCCTCCTGGTGTGGATCCAGACGATCGCCCGGCCGCGGATGCGCGGCTCGGCAGCGGGCTGGTTCTGGTTCGCCTTCACCGGCGAGCTGCCGACCCTGGGGGCCGCGTTCGCCGCGATCGCGATCGGCCCGCTCGGCATCAGTGAGTACGGCACGCTCGTAATCTCGCTGGTGATCGTCGCGGTCGGGGCGGCGATCGGCTGCTTCGCCGTCACCGAACCGCAGGGGCTGCGGCCCATCGCCGACGCCTCGATGCCGAACCCGACCAGCCTGCGCCGACTCACCGAGGGCGTCGACATCCTGTGGCGCGACAGGCGGACCATCGCCGGCTTCTTCGTCCGGCTGGTCAACACCGCCCCGCAGTACGGCTTCTTCGCGATGTTCCCGTTCGTCTTCGGGCCCGAGACCCCCGGCGGCGGGTTCCTGACGACGGCGCAGGTCGCCGTCCTCGCGACCGTCGCCTACGCCGCGAACATCGGCGCCAACCTGTTCTTCGGGGTGTTCGGCGACTTCTTCGGCTGGCGGCGCACGGTCACGGTGTTCGGGTGTCTGGGCTGCGCCGTCGCGGTACCGCTCTGGTACTTCGGCGCGATCGCCTCGCAGAGCTTCCTGGTCACCGCCATCCTGGGCGCCGTGTACGGCATCGTCCTCGCGGGCTTCGTCCCGCTCTCCGCGCTCATGCCCTCGATGGTCGAGCTCAAGGACAAGGGGGCGGCGCTGGCCGTGCTCAACACCGGGGCCGGGGGCGCGGCGCTGCTCGGCCCGCTCACCGTCACGGCCCTGTTCCCGCTGTTCGGCGGCGGGGGCGTGGTGATCGCCTACTGCGTGATGTACCTCCTCGTCGCGGCGCTGTCGCTGGTGATCCGCTCCGACGTCGACCCGGCGGTCGCCCGGCGGCGCGAGGCCGGGGCCCCCGCGTGA
- a CDS encoding FGGY family carbohydrate kinase, whose translation MSGPVWIGVDLGTQSVRAAAIDDDGSAGVAARPLTSRRWRADDGSARHEQDPAAWCRAVDAVLAEVVGGLADPRAVAGIAVDGTSGTVVAADDAGHPTGPGVMYDDARGHGHAARVREVGAEVWSRLGYRVGDSWALPTLLALDPSPGYRHQTDVVTAHLTGTVTATDASTALKTGYDALTGRWPTEVLDALGLDPTTLPAVVAPGGVLGGVGRATADRTGLAVGTPVVAGMTDGCAAQLAAGAVAPGQWNAVLGTTLVLKGVATDLVRDPGGTVYCHRGPQGGWWWPGGASNTGAAVLSDVVDPARFDAVTEALGREAVHPPVVLPLRGRGERFPFDAPEAEGFFLPDAGSARPLDELAAAVGETAAFAGLAEGIAFVERLAFERVAALGADVSGTRSISGGATANRWWNQRRADALGVPLVRPEHAEPAVGMAVLARAAVTADGGEPDLVVAAGAVRATATEETYDPRPDAALEDRYGRFRAALVERGWVQA comes from the coding sequence GTGAGCGGGCCGGTGTGGATCGGGGTCGACCTCGGCACGCAGAGCGTCCGGGCCGCCGCGATCGACGACGACGGGTCCGCCGGCGTCGCCGCGCGGCCGTTGACCAGCCGCCGGTGGCGCGCCGACGACGGGTCCGCCCGCCACGAGCAGGACCCGGCGGCCTGGTGCCGCGCCGTCGACGCGGTTCTCGCGGAGGTCGTCGGCGGGCTCGCCGACCCGCGCGCGGTCGCCGGGATCGCGGTCGACGGGACCTCCGGCACCGTCGTCGCGGCGGACGACGCCGGGCATCCGACGGGCCCCGGCGTCATGTACGACGACGCGCGCGGCCACGGGCACGCCGCGCGGGTGCGGGAGGTCGGCGCCGAGGTGTGGTCCCGCCTCGGGTACCGGGTGGGCGACTCCTGGGCGCTGCCGACGCTGCTCGCGCTCGACCCGTCGCCCGGGTACCGCCACCAGACCGACGTCGTGACCGCGCACCTCACCGGCACGGTGACCGCCACCGACGCCTCGACCGCCCTCAAGACCGGGTACGACGCGCTGACGGGGCGCTGGCCCACCGAGGTCCTCGACGCCCTCGGCCTCGATCCGACGACGCTGCCCGCGGTGGTGGCACCGGGCGGCGTCCTCGGGGGCGTGGGGCGCGCGACGGCCGACCGGACCGGGCTCGCCGTCGGGACGCCCGTCGTCGCGGGGATGACCGACGGGTGCGCCGCACAGCTCGCTGCGGGGGCGGTGGCCCCCGGGCAGTGGAACGCGGTGCTCGGCACGACGCTGGTGCTGAAGGGGGTCGCAACCGATCTCGTCCGCGACCCCGGCGGCACCGTCTACTGCCACCGCGGTCCGCAGGGCGGCTGGTGGTGGCCGGGCGGGGCGTCGAACACCGGCGCGGCCGTGCTGTCCGACGTCGTCGACCCGGCACGCTTCGACGCCGTCACCGAGGCCCTCGGCCGTGAGGCCGTGCACCCGCCCGTGGTGCTGCCGCTGCGCGGGCGGGGCGAGCGCTTCCCCTTCGACGCTCCAGAGGCCGAGGGCTTCTTCCTTCCCGACGCCGGGTCGGCGCGGCCTCTCGACGAGCTTGCCGCCGCCGTGGGGGAGACCGCCGCGTTCGCGGGCCTCGCCGAGGGCATCGCCTTCGTCGAGCGGCTCGCCTTCGAGCGGGTCGCCGCGCTCGGGGCCGACGTGTCCGGGACCCGGTCGATCAGCGGGGGAGCGACCGCGAACCGCTGGTGGAACCAGCGTCGGGCGGACGCGCTGGGCGTGCCGCTGGTGCGGCCCGAGCACGCCGAACCCGCCGTCGGGATGGCGGTGCTGGCCCGGGCGGCGGTGACGGCCGACGGGGGAGAGCCGGACCTCGTGGTCGCGGCGGGCGCGGTGCGCGCCACGGCGACCGAGGAGACCTATGACCCGCGGCCCGACGCCGCGCTCGAGGATCGCTACGGCCGTTTCCGGGCGGCCCTGGTGGAGCGGGGATGGGTGCAGGCGTGA
- a CDS encoding histidine phosphatase family protein yields the protein MGAGVTELVLVRHGETEWHDGNRYAGRTDVALTARGLEQADALAAWAADAGLDAVVCSPLSRARRTAEPAAAAAGCPLVVEPDLVEVDFGAGDGLTRPEMADRFPEALEAFLAAPSSCPFPDGERGDAAVARARPVLDRVVADRPDGRVLVVAHQTLLRLLLCEYLGLPLDHYRAVFPRLESAARTVLEPAASGPAALRALNLR from the coding sequence ATGGGTGCAGGCGTGACCGAACTGGTGCTGGTGCGCCACGGCGAGACCGAGTGGCACGACGGGAACCGCTACGCCGGCCGCACGGACGTGGCCCTGACCGCGCGCGGGCTGGAGCAGGCCGACGCGCTCGCGGCGTGGGCCGCCGACGCCGGGCTCGACGCGGTGGTGTGCTCCCCGCTCTCCCGCGCGCGACGGACGGCCGAACCGGCCGCCGCGGCCGCGGGCTGTCCGCTCGTCGTCGAGCCGGACCTCGTCGAGGTCGACTTCGGGGCCGGGGACGGCCTCACCCGACCGGAGATGGCCGACCGCTTCCCCGAGGCGCTCGAGGCGTTCCTCGCCGCCCCGTCGTCGTGCCCGTTCCCCGACGGCGAGCGCGGTGATGCCGCCGTCGCGCGGGCCCGGCCGGTCCTCGACCGCGTCGTCGCCGACCGGCCGGACGGCCGGGTGCTGGTCGTCGCGCACCAGACGCTGCTGCGCCTGCTGCTGTGCGAGTACCTCGGGCTCCCGCTCGACCACTACCGGGCCGTGTTCCCGCGCCTCGAGTCGGCGGCGCGGACCGTCCTGGAGCCGGCGGCGTCCGGGCCGGCCGCGCTCCGGGCGCTCAACCTCCGCTGA
- a CDS encoding adenylate cyclase regulatory domain-containing protein: MPPRHLTSLPIPQRLRSAMAETDYDRAGLLEGLTGDQRRIRVEVLSALAADGVGIETMREAIERDRLGLLLIERTLAPEDGWSMSGICAHTGQDPEIVSKWFRALGRPVSTDPDEEMYTDEDAEIAERIERYRALGFTDDEMMPVVRAIGRGVLNMADALGGLLGEALLAAGEPEPEMALRYAIEARRIAEQDMLHLTHLVSVALADRIRSHAIAIEESTAGRLQGAQEVSVCFADLVGFTDLGESVSAAELSEVAEQLSATATDIATRPVRLAKTIGDAVMLVSSDTTALVRAAVELARRWSDADDGRPDVRVGVANGIGVPHAGDWFGPPVNLASRVTTTARPGQVVVTAAVHDAVVARAGEDTEFRWRVAAPRRFKGIRGAQRLYRVTAAS; encoded by the coding sequence GTGCCACCGCGCCACCTGACGTCGCTCCCGATCCCGCAGCGCCTGCGATCGGCGATGGCGGAGACGGACTACGACCGCGCGGGCCTGCTCGAGGGGCTCACCGGGGACCAGCGCCGCATCCGCGTCGAGGTGCTCTCCGCCCTCGCGGCCGACGGCGTGGGCATCGAGACGATGCGCGAGGCGATCGAGCGGGACCGGCTCGGGCTACTGCTCATCGAGCGGACCCTCGCCCCCGAGGACGGCTGGTCGATGTCGGGGATCTGCGCCCACACCGGGCAGGACCCGGAGATCGTGTCCAAGTGGTTCCGCGCGCTGGGGCGGCCGGTCTCGACCGACCCCGACGAGGAGATGTACACCGACGAGGACGCCGAGATCGCGGAACGCATCGAGCGCTACCGGGCCCTGGGCTTCACCGACGACGAGATGATGCCGGTCGTCCGGGCGATCGGACGCGGTGTGCTGAACATGGCCGACGCGCTGGGCGGGCTGCTCGGCGAGGCGCTGCTGGCCGCCGGGGAACCCGAACCGGAGATGGCGCTGCGCTACGCGATCGAGGCGCGCCGGATCGCCGAGCAGGACATGCTGCACCTCACCCACCTCGTGTCCGTGGCCCTCGCCGACCGCATCCGGTCGCACGCGATCGCGATCGAGGAGTCGACCGCGGGCCGGCTGCAGGGCGCCCAGGAGGTGTCGGTGTGCTTCGCCGACCTCGTCGGGTTCACCGACCTCGGGGAGAGCGTCTCGGCGGCCGAGCTCTCGGAGGTGGCCGAGCAGCTCTCCGCCACAGCCACCGACATCGCCACGCGCCCGGTCCGCCTCGCGAAGACGATCGGCGACGCGGTGATGCTCGTGTCCTCGGACACCACGGCGCTGGTCCGCGCCGCCGTCGAGCTCGCGCGGCGCTGGTCGGACGCCGACGACGGGCGTCCGGACGTCCGGGTGGGCGTGGCCAACGGGATCGGCGTGCCGCACGCCGGCGACTGGTTCGGTCCGCCGGTCAACCTCGCGTCGCGGGTCACGACGACGGCCCGCCCCGGGCAGGTGGTGGTCACGGCCGCCGTGCACGACGCGGTGGTCGCGCGGGCCGGTGAGGACACCGAGTTCCGCTGGCGGGTGGCCGCGCCCCGACGGTTCAAGGGCATCCGGGGGGCGCAACGCCTCTACCGGGTCACCGCCGCGTCCTGA
- a CDS encoding metallophosphoesterase, producing MTGPRLLATSDLHVNRTDNQALVRDLHPSDPGDWLIVAGDVADKVADIRWALALLADRFEQVIWVPGNHDLWTPPGDDVQLVGPERYDHLVEVCRSLGVLTPEDAWPVFAGHLICPMFLLYDYSWRVRPDMAGLSVEDALAVAREAGVVATDEFLMASRPYDGPAAWCAARLTETRRRLSERPADLPTVLVNHWPLTELPLRVLRHPEFSLWCGTTETARWHVEHDAAAVVYGHLHVPRTTWEDGVRFEEVSVGYPREWQRHDLLRGPLRTILPAPEPEVPDPFTAWALRQGARWESVR from the coding sequence GTGACGGGGCCCAGGCTGCTCGCGACGAGCGATCTCCACGTCAACCGCACCGACAACCAGGCGCTCGTGCGGGATCTGCACCCCTCCGACCCGGGGGACTGGCTGATCGTCGCGGGGGACGTCGCCGACAAGGTCGCCGACATCCGCTGGGCGCTCGCCCTGCTGGCCGACCGCTTCGAGCAGGTCATCTGGGTCCCGGGCAACCACGACCTCTGGACCCCGCCCGGCGACGACGTCCAGCTCGTCGGCCCCGAGCGCTACGACCATCTCGTGGAGGTCTGTCGCTCGCTCGGGGTGCTGACCCCCGAGGACGCGTGGCCGGTGTTCGCCGGGCACCTGATCTGCCCGATGTTCCTGCTCTACGACTACTCGTGGCGGGTGCGCCCCGACATGGCCGGGCTGTCGGTCGAGGACGCGCTCGCCGTCGCCCGCGAGGCCGGGGTGGTGGCCACCGACGAGTTCCTCATGGCCTCGCGCCCGTACGACGGGCCCGCCGCGTGGTGTGCCGCGCGCCTGACCGAGACCCGCCGGCGGCTCTCCGAACGTCCCGCGGACCTGCCGACCGTGCTGGTCAACCACTGGCCGCTCACCGAGCTCCCGCTGCGCGTGCTGCGCCACCCCGAGTTCTCGCTGTGGTGCGGCACCACCGAGACCGCCCGCTGGCACGTCGAGCACGACGCGGCCGCCGTGGTGTACGGCCACCTCCACGTCCCGCGCACCACCTGGGAGGACGGGGTCCGCTTCGAGGAGGTGTCGGTCGGCTACCCGCGCGAGTGGCAGCGCCACGACCTGCTGCGCGGACCGCTGCGCACCATCCTCCCGGCGCCCGAGCCGGAGGTGCCCGACCCCTTCACCGCCTGGGCGCTCCGCCAGGGCGCGCGGTGGGAGTCGGTGCGGTGA
- a CDS encoding 4'-phosphopantetheinyl transferase family protein: MNPLADVLPATVVTAVRLDDAGTGPLHPDEEPAVAKAVATRRAEFTTARRCARDALASLGAAADAVPVGEKRSPVWPPGVVGSITHTVGFRGAAVAWSAQVRSVGVDAEQHGPLPDGVLEAVSSAGERSVLAALAADHPYVHWDRLLFSAKESVYKTWFPLTGRWLGFEEAFLTPGPDGTFRAELLVPGPVVDGVTVSEFHGRWTVSGAHLVTAIALPPQG, encoded by the coding sequence GTGAACCCGCTGGCAGACGTCCTGCCCGCGACCGTGGTCACCGCGGTGCGTCTCGACGACGCCGGGACCGGCCCGCTGCATCCCGACGAGGAGCCTGCCGTCGCGAAGGCCGTCGCCACGCGCCGGGCGGAGTTCACCACCGCCCGCCGCTGTGCCCGGGACGCCCTGGCCTCGCTCGGCGCCGCGGCCGACGCGGTGCCGGTGGGGGAGAAGCGGTCGCCGGTCTGGCCGCCGGGCGTGGTCGGCTCGATCACGCACACGGTGGGCTTCCGCGGCGCGGCGGTGGCGTGGTCCGCCCAGGTGCGCTCGGTGGGTGTGGACGCCGAGCAGCACGGGCCCCTGCCCGACGGCGTGCTCGAGGCGGTGTCCTCGGCGGGGGAGCGGTCGGTCCTCGCCGCGCTGGCGGCCGACCACCCATACGTCCACTGGGACCGGCTGCTCTTCTCGGCGAAGGAGTCGGTCTACAAGACCTGGTTCCCGCTGACCGGCCGCTGGCTGGGCTTCGAGGAGGCGTTCCTGACGCCGGGTCCCGACGGCACCTTCCGCGCGGAGCTGCTCGTGCCCGGGCCGGTCGTCGACGGGGTCACGGTGTCGGAGTTCCACGGCCGCTGGACCGTGTCCGGCGCCCACCTCGTGACGGCGATCGCGCTGCCGCCGCAGGGCTGA